A segment of the bacterium genome:
CCTTTGACCCTTCACCTTTCACGAAGTGAAATTTCAGTGCATGAGATTTCATCGGATATTTTTTTTGCGGATGGCGGCGCAACATTTCCGGTAAGTCGCTTTCCATCTGGTCGTCGGACAGGAATGTCCGACGTACGGCGTCACCTGCGGGCGACCCAGAGGGTCTGCCCCTACTCGAATAGTCGTCGGACAGGAATGTCCGACGTACGGGTTGCTTCCCCTGTTCCCCGTTCCCTGTCCCCTGTTCCCTTCTCACAAGGAGAGTAATCCCATCGCGTTCGAGGAACCACGTCATGCCATTCTTCGCTTGACATTTATACAAGACGCGAGCATCCCACTGCCCCTTGTTTTCGGTGAAGAAGAACGGTTTCGGGATGCTTTGAGTCGTGGTCGCTGCAGCGGCATTCCTACTTACAACCGAGCCACCTAATCCAACAAGTGAGAGGAACGAAAGCAATAGAATTCGATCTAACATGTTGCGTCCTGTAGTTTCCGGAATGCGATATGGTTTGTCAATGAAGAAACCAAGATCGGTTCTAAGACTTGTCTGCATTGAGCGAACGCTTTCCTACCGGGAGAATTCTCTATCAATTTAGTCTTAATCGACCCCCGATGAAACGTAAACCTACCCAATTACTATGTTCCCATTATCACAAACCATAAATCCTACCCCGGTTTCGGTCGAATTTATGGTTTTCGTTTTGTATATTGGTTTCTTAGAGTCACCGCATGCTGAGGACGAAACGTAATGAATCATCTTAAAACAGTTCTCTTGTTACTTGGTTTGGTTGTTCTACTGATTGGCTGCGGGATCGAGGAATCGACCCCAACGCCACGGGGGATGTTGCTAATCAGCGCGACTGATAGTACCGGCGCTGATGTCACCGGCGCGTCGATAACGCTGGACGGAATCCTGCAGACCACAACAACGCCAGCCTTGTTAGGTCCCGTGGCAACTGGTTCCCATACAATCAAGCTCCGAAAGCAACGCTATCTCGATTTGACGCAGACTGTTTCGGTCGATGCCGGCGATACGGCTCGGTTCACCGGCACATTGGCACTGTCTCCCTTAGGTTACTTATCGGTGACATCCAATCCGACCGGTGCGCGGATCATTTTTGATGAGCAGTATTTGCTTGACAGCAGCGGAGCAATTCTTACCACTCCCACCGTAGCAATTGTATCGGTTGGTAACCATACCGTGACGGTAGTTCTTGATAGCCACCGGACAGTAAGTCCCGCTCTTCACCGGGTGAATGTCGCACAGGATACCACTGCTATTCAGTTTGGTTTATCGTTCACCCAAACCGGTAAATCCGCCGGGAAACTTCCAATTTCGTTCCGTCAACGGTTACTCACCAACGATACGACCCGGTTCGATACACTGAACAGCGAAATATTCCGTGGTCATACGACGGTATTCACCTGTTGGTTTACAACTTGCGTTCCCTGTCGTAACGAATTACCATTCTTCAATACGATTTATGAAGAATACGCGGAACGAGGCGTCCGGTTCGTCGCATTAACGACTCCGTATCCCAGATCGGAACCGTTGGCTTCGATGCAAGCAGCAGTGCGTGAAGTCGGCATTACATTTCCGGTAACGATTGATCCCCATCCGGGCTACTGGATGGCGATGGTAGAGAATACGAACAACGGCTATCCACTTAATATTGTAGTGGA
Coding sequences within it:
- a CDS encoding PEGA domain-containing protein; amino-acid sequence: MNHLKTVLLLLGLVVLLIGCGIEESTPTPRGMLLISATDSTGADVTGASITLDGILQTTTTPALLGPVATGSHTIKLRKQRYLDLTQTVSVDAGDTARFTGTLALSPLGYLSVTSNPTGARIIFDEQYLLDSSGAILTTPTVAIVSVGNHTVTVVLDSHRTVSPALHRVNVAQDTTAIQFGLSFTQTGKSAGKLPISFRQRLLTNDTTRFDTLNSEIFRGHTTVFTCWFTTCVPCRNELPFFNTIYEEYAERGVRFVALTTPYPRSEPLASMQAAVREVGITFPVTIDPHPGYWMAMVENTNNGYPLNIVVDSTGAIHWAGGSVSETELRSMISTLVP